aaattattttgtaattctttttgataCAAAGATGAAGCAacaccactaccactaccagcaccaccacctcTTGCATGTGGAGGACGATAGGCACCAGCGGGTTTTTTAGCAGCAGCTGATGCTAAAGCTTGACGTTTTTCTAAATATTCTTTAGTTGATTCATGAGCTTCTGGTGCAGGTTCTAAATTTCTAATTGGGGGGAAACAATCCAATGGTTGAGGTTTCCaaccaattgaaaacaattcCGGGaattctttcaaataaattaatttccCACTAGCATGCCAAATTTTACAACCATTATCAACTCTTAAACGAGGTGAAGTAGTAGCTGTCAATATAAATCTACCACAAGGAGACCATTCACAAACAGAAGTATTTGATGCTTCAAATGTAACAACTTTagaaaatttattttgacGATCATAAACATCAACTGTACCTTGTAAATTACCAAACCCGGcaacaagaacaaatttAGCATGAGGTGAATATAAAATGGTATTTCTTGGAGCTGTAGGTAATGAATGAATGGCATTACCTCGAGAATCGAAAAATGTAGTTTCTGATGGCATATAACCATAACTAACAGCAAATTCACGAGCAGTTGGTGACCAAGTAATATCATGAATTGGACCTTctcttttcaaatcaattcttgaatCATAAGATCCAGCAATTCCTAATAAATAAAGATTAGTTTCACCATAATATGATTTATTAGTGGTATCATGATCTGTAGAAGCTAAAGCTAATAATGCTGTCCCTAAAGAATTCCATTTCAATTGACATTTTTCGgctttgaaaaaatttttaaaacaaattggttgattgaaattagGAATATTGTATATTGATACATTAGCAGGTTTACCTGATTTTTCTGGGATGAAAATGGCAACACTAGGATTTCTACCTGGTGATATTTGGAAAGCTTGTAAAGTAGCTTTAGGATCATTGACTTTATATTTAAAACTTGGTTGATTTATATTGACAGTAGAATCAGAAGTTGGATCAAGTTcgaaaaaatgaatttccTTTTGATTTATACTTCTAGCAAAGAGATTTTCTTCAGAAGTAAATTGTGGTTTCCAAGCATTCTGATGTTTGGCACTCCATTCAGCaataattgttttggttttaatattgaaaatctttaaattattattccaagtaccattttctttatttaattgaattggttTACACCAAAGACATAAATATGTACCTTCTGGGGAAAAATAAATGTCAAACACTTCAGGGATTTCAATACGATGATACACTTTTGCTTCACCAGTAGTGTCTAATATGACTACTTCTTGTGGTTGAGTATaagcaaaaaaatcaccatTTTTAGAATATAAGGCTGCACGGCATTCAGCATTTGCCTTTGGTGATGGAGTTATATCTTTGAAATCTTGAATTAACTCTACTGATTTCGGAAGACGGCAAAATATTTCAGTTGTTTTGGAcatcttttaaaaaaactaaatcaaaatatctTTAATGAAATTCTCTTTAAATATCAAATGATCTATTGGAGGGGGGGCGGGAAATAAAAAGTATAACTAAAAGAACTAGAATACTTTTCACAATctataattcaaaattacttaaagaaaaagaaaaattttggaattgataTATAGAAGTTAGAAGATATTTGGGAAGAATTAAGaatcaagaagaaaaagaagaaatttccaagaagaacaaaagaaaagaaaaatttcgTCCGAAATATTGAAAGTGcgtaaattttttttttggtgttgatgctgttgttgttgttgttgtaaataGTGTGTGTCAATACTGCAGTGTGCATCTacttgttcttcttcttgttctctTTCTTTGGCTTCCCTTCTTAGCGCACATAAACTGTCTCACTTTAACACATATACACCTTCTATATATACTCTTTCTATATATTGTTGAGTCTCTTCAACCCCAGGGTTACATTTACCAAATTTAGAGTTTTAATAATCCCCCCCCCCTCATCTTTGACATCATCTACTGATATAAACTTCATATTACAAATTATACTTTTATCTATCATTATTCAACTTGTTTTCACGTAATATTAACCTATATCTATTTTATACTATTATAAACTAGCTTTTCTTAACTTCACCAAAATTAAGATGCCCTGTTTCTTCTGCATGTTTAGAAGCACCCATTTCTCCAACTAATACCAGATAACAATCTAGACATCTAACTCTAAATGTAGTTGTATTTGTTGCATAATCTTTACTCTGTAACAACTTACATAATTTTTGACTAGCAGCTAaaatatcttcttcttgttgaaCATCTCCAGTGGACCATTGAGCGACATCAGTGTCTTTGTTTTCCGTActcaattcatcattagTAGCCAATACATCATAATGAATCCCActataaatcaatataataaatttttctgGATGAtccttttcattttcaaatcgaATGAAATTCCCCAGTTCAATATCTATACATACAATTCTAACATTAAACCAATCTGCCAATATCCCCAATTCTATAGCACCCCCCCAACTATCTTTCTTTATAATCCATCGACAATATTCTTCTCTAGGTCTAcctaaaattaaatcagAATATAATTCGGgatctttttcaatataattcaCTACCACTTTCCTCAATTCTTCTGGTGGAGAAATATTCTTGAATGAATCATACCCTGATATGGCATACGATatagaattgaataaacAGGAATTATCATCCGGAATATTTCGAAGAATTAGGTATTTATTAAGTGATTCAATAAAAGTCGATGGGATATCATCTCGTAGATTAGGTTTCTTTTCTGAAGGTTGTGGGGATAATGGAGGTTCAGAAACTGATTTCCTTTTGAATGAAGTGAATTCAATTAACAATTGGTCACCAtctttgatatttttatcGCTTAAAGTTGTTTCTAGTCCATATGATAAGTCAATTGGTTTAGGTGGGAACCctaatttaattgttgatacACTTTCTGAAGTATCTTGATGTAGTTGTGTATCTTGTTGAATATCTATAAGGAAAtctttaaataatttctttGAATCATCCAAAGTTATGGTGGATACTCCATTGGTTGACTTTAGTTTTAATCTCATACTTTGGTAATTTTAAGAGTAGTTAGTTAATTGAAGGAagtagtggtggtaataattgatgatttgagTGGATTAAAATTTCAGTCACcccaaataaaaataacgaggagaaacaaagaaacaaagAGTGAAAGAGAGAATTTGTgccaaaacaaaaagtagGAAGAATAAAGTAAAGAACTCATTAactctttatttttttttttctcgcCCACTTTTTGACAACTTAGTGATGGTAGTAGTGGCAGCAACAATAGCAACAATAGCAATAAAGCATGGCATGGCTTAATTCTCATCGCACAAACAATCTTCAAGCCGTGCCCGTCGCCACCGCCACCGCCACCACTATGAGTTTTGCCTAATAACCTATATAAGCACCTCAAAAACATCCCAATTGCTCTAGATTCTAGAATATTCCACTATCTTATTGtgaattatttattctattttattCGACTTGATTGCTTGAGTGGGAAATTTGAGTGCTTTTAGTTTTTGAGTTTTTACAACTTAGTAGCAAAAGAGCAAGATGTAGAGGTGCCTGTTTTGATTTAGTACTTGTGAAATTTAGAAAATCCCTCGATATTGaaagttttaattgaattgcaACTAACcaaaatattaaacaaCACCTAAATCCATACAACGccaatatttatcaatttaaatACATATATTAAGATTCCACTTGACATATTCTATGATATAAAGAATTAAACTTAAATctattaaataaaaagatGCATGCAAACAATTATACCAAATAATTCATCCCATCCATCTAAAAGTTGATATATAAAACTAGTAAATTGATCATTGTCCACCTCTATCATAAACActttataaatatttaaataatttaattttaaaacgTGACTTGTTTAATCTAATCAATCATCATAACCTCTTCTTGATCATTAATAGCCGTCCCTTGATTAGCATCTTGTAGTTCTtcttgctgttgttgttgctgttgttgttgaaattcTTCAGAAGGTATACCAGTTATTATAGCATCTAAattatctttcttttgatttattaatttatcatactgatgtttattttcttgtttatcattttccaattgtttatatttttccaCACTAGcaataaatttttccatATTTACTCCAGCAGCAGCTTCTGCTTCTAATGGAGTATATGGTCTTTCATTCAATGATTTAACTCTTCGTTTAtgtatttttgatttagtaTGACGATCCAAActtatttgattttcaaaatatttggcACATTGTATACAATAATATTGACCTAATCCAGGTTTTAATTCATCTAATGGTTGattctttaatttatttattgattcgGGACtagataaatcattatataTAAGATCAAGATCTCTGGTTCttcttttggttttatATCTTTTAACACTATATCTTCCCATTATTAatactgttgttgtatatctatatatattaaatcAAGTGGATTTAGAGGTTTTATGATTTCACAAACAAAATGAGAGGAGATGAGCTTGTCCCCTAATAATAACAGATGAGACAAATGACGACATTATTTATCATCTCTTAAAGTCGCATTTTAGGGCTATAGCCCTAACTTGGCAAGAGAAAAAACCATTGTTGCGCATATACACGACCACATTACTAAGCATTTCCTTTCCTTTTGCCATTTTCCATTTTGTCTGGTGTTGCGTTTTCTCACAcattgacaaaaaaaaactggattttcaaaaaaatctcTTTCCTGACCTATACTTAACCAAAGTAAAGAAGGTATGTTTCAATAGACTACCATATAGTATTGTTAATATTTATGAAGAAATGGGAGAgattaatgaaataatgTCACTGGATTAAGTTCATTATGGTATAAATCATAGCAATAGTTTTGGCCAAAATGAGAGCAAGATTATTTATAAGGGAGtagatgaaaaaattttattgatttgtaAGCAATATCCAAAAACATTGCATATTTAGATTGCCACCACAGATATATAAAAGGATAATTTTTCCCCGagtatttgatttcataaataatttacattcttcattatttgcAAGACTAtatttgcaaaaaaaagttttatcCATACtaacaaataattcttttataTTAGACAAAATGGCTAGAAGACCAGCTAGATGTTACAGATACTGTAAAAACAAACCATACCCAAAATCTAGATACAATAGAGCTGTCCCAGACGCCAAAATCAGAATCTACGATTTAGGTAGAAAGAAGGCCACTGTTGATGAATTCCCATTATGTATTCATTTGGTTTCTAATGAATTGGAACAATTATCATCTGAAGCTTTGGAAGCTGCTCGTATCTGTGCTAACAAATACATTACCAAAGTTTCTGGTAGAGATTCATTCCATTTGAGAGTCAGAGTTCATCCATTCCACGTTTTACGTATCAATAAAATGTTGTCATGTGCCGGTGCCGATAGATTGCAACAAGGTATGAGAGGTGCTTGGGGTAAGCCACATGGTTTAGCTGCCAGAGTTTCTATTGGTCAAATTATCATGTCTGCTAGAACTAAAGACTCTAACAAAGATGTTGTCATTGAAGGTTTAAGAAGAGCTAGATACAAGTTCCCAggtcaacaaaaaattattatttctaaGAAATGGGGTTTCACTCCATTGAACAGAGATGAATATATTGCCAAGAAGACTAACGGTGAAGTTATCGATGATGGTGCTTACGTTAAATTCTTGTCAAGAAAAGGTAACTTGGAAGCTAACTTGCAACAATTCCCAAATTACCAATACTCTGCCTAATTTTAATTAGAGAtgtatttaataaataaataacttttttgtttaaattattagtaAAAAAGTGTGTTATTCGTTGATCAAttagataataataattgcaGTAAAAGTGTGTCTCAGTAAATCTTATAACGAACTTTACTTTCATTTGTTGGAATTCATTTCCTAACTGAGTAGTTTTTCTAGCAgtgcagcagcagcagcagcaggagttttaatttttcattttatcaCATGCTTGAATTGAAAGTGGTAAATATACATCAACTCCGATACCATAGTGGCAAAGTTACTAACTTAAAGGATCAACATCGAAAGTAAAGCAAAACAGTATATAAGAAAGACGAAGTACCtgaaatgaaattcaatatcttACAATGTTATAGTTTTTTGCTTATTTGATACAATTATCAActtctctctctctctccaCATACAACactcttttctttttccgtTGGTTtaactttttattttactctttctct
This genomic stretch from Candida albicans SC5314 chromosome 1, complete sequence harbors:
- a CDS encoding uncharacterized protein (Predicted translation initiation factor; role in translational initiation; Spider biofilm repressed), with protein sequence MSKTTEIFCRLPKSVELIQDFKDITPSPKANAECRAALYSKNGDFFAYTQPQEVVILDTTGEAKVYHRIEIPEVFDIYFSPEGTYLCLWCKPIQLNKENGTWNNNLKIFNIKTKTIIAEWSAKHQNAWKPQFTSEENLFARSINQKEIHFFELDPTSDSTVNINQPSFKYKVNDPKATLQAFQISPGRNPSVAIFIPEKSGKPANVSIYNIPNFNQPICFKNFFKAEKCQLKWNSLGTALLALASTDHDTTNKSYYGETNLYLLGIAGSYDSRIDLKREGPIHDITWSPTAREFAVSYGYMPSETTFFDSRGNAIHSLPTAPRNTILYSPHAKFVLVAGFGNLQGTVDVYDRQNKFSKVVTFEASNTSVCEWSPCGRFILTATTSPRLRVDNGCKIWHASGKLIYLKEFPELFSIGWKPQPLDCFPPIRNLEPAPEAHESTKEYLEKRQALASAAAKKPAGAYRPPHARGGGAGSGSGVASSLYQKELQNNLRSNGSTPSPPPGLSRAAGNIPRVRTVVGAPPPVEKESKAAAKNRKKREAKKQAQEKNNSPAPEATTSASPVPAQAQAPASTPAPTPATAGVIGGVASLEEKKIRSLLKKLRAIEQLKMKQASGETLEDTQVIKISKEDEIRSELQTLGWNE
- a CDS encoding ubiquitin-specific protease (Ortholog(s) have ubiquitin-specific protease activity, role in protein deubiquitination, regulation of transcription, DNA-templated and cytoplasm, nucleus localization) gives rise to the protein MRLKLKSTNGVSTITLDDSKKLFKDFLIDIQQDTQLHQDTSESVSTIKLGFPPKPIDLSYGLETTLSDKNIKDGDQLLIEFTSFKRKSVSEPPLSPQPSEKKPNLRDDIPSTFIESLNKYLILRNIPDDNSCLFNSISYAISGYDSFKNISPPEELRKVVVNYIEKDPELYSDLILGRPREEYCRWIIKKDSWGGAIELGILADWFNVRIVCIDIESGNFIRFENEKDHPEKFIILIYSGIHYDVLATNDELSTENKDTDVAQWSTGDVQQEEDILAASQKLCKLLQSKDYATNTTTFRVRCLDCYSVLVGEMGASKHAEETGHLNFGEVKKS
- a CDS encoding uncharacterized protein (Similar to S. cerevisiae Bud20; predicted role in cellular bud site selection; rat catheter and Spider biofilm induced), which encodes MGRYSVKRYKTKRRTRDLDLIYNDLSSPESINKLKNQPLDELKPGLGQYYCIQCAKYFENQISLDRHTKSKIHKRRVKSLNERPYTPLEAEAAAGVNMEKFIASVEKYKQLENDKQENKHQYDKLINQKKDNLDAIITGIPSEEFQQQQQQQQQEELQDANQGTAINDQEEVMMID
- the RPL10 gene encoding 60S ribosomal protein uL16 (Ribosomal protein L10; intron in 5'-UTR; downregulated upon phagocytosis by murine macrophage; transcription regulated by yeast-hypha switch; Spider biofilm repressed) — protein: MARRPARCYRYCKNKPYPKSRYNRAVPDAKIRIYDLGRKKATVDEFPLCIHLVSNELEQLSSEALEAARICANKYITKVSGRDSFHLRVRVHPFHVLRINKMLSCAGADRLQQGMRGAWGKPHGLAARVSIGQIIMSARTKDSNKDVVIEGLRRARYKFPGQQKIIISKKWGFTPLNRDEYIAKKTNGEVIDDGAYVKFLSRKGNLEANLQQFPNYQYSA